A portion of the Streptococcus sp. Marseille-Q6470 genome contains these proteins:
- a CDS encoding MarR family transcriptional regulator: protein MSQYAYILVVISLLFLFLVNKYEKEKLQRLIQDQLLKDQDFRATIKEKIQTIENINDVIDYVNKGYRLGIPISKEIVDEIRN, encoded by the coding sequence ATGAGCCAATATGCTTATATCTTAGTTGTTATCAGTCTTCTTTTTCTCTTTCTTGTCAACAAATATGAAAAAGAGAAACTTCAAAGACTGATTCAGGACCAACTATTGAAAGATCAAGATTTTCGTGCAACTATCAAAGAAAAAATCCAAACGATAGAAAATATCAATGATGTCATTGATTACGTGAATAAAGGCTACCGTTTAGGGATTCCCATTTCAAAAGAAATCGTTGACGAAATTCGCAACTAA
- the argS gene encoding arginine--tRNA ligase, protein MNTKELIASELASVIDSLDQEAILHLLETPKNSDMGDIAFPAFSLAKVERKAPQMIAADIAEKINSHAFEKVVATGPYVNFFLDKAAISGQVLQNVITEKEHYADQEIGNQENVVIDMSSPNIAKPFSIGHLRSTVIGDSLSHIFQKIGYKTVKVNHLGDWGKQFGMLIVAYKKWGNEEAVKAHPIDELLKLYVRINAEAENDPSLDEEAREWFRKLENGDEEALTLWQWFRDESLVEFNRLYNELQVKFDSYNGEAFYNDKMDAVVDILSEKGLLVESEGAQVVNLEKYGIEHPALIKKSDGATLYITRDLAAALYRKNEYQFAKSIYVVGQEQSAHFKQLKAVLQEMGYDWSQDIVHVPFGLVTKEGKKLSTRKGNVILLEPTVAEAISRAKAQIEAKNPELENKDQVAHAVGVGAIKFYDLKTDRTNGYDFDLEAMVSFEGETGPYVQYAYARIQSILRKADFKPEADANYSLNDAESWEIIKLIQDFPRIIKRAADNYEPSIIAKFAISLAQAFNKYYAHTRILDESPERDSRLALSYATAVVLKEALHLLGVEAPEKM, encoded by the coding sequence ATGAATACAAAAGAATTGATTGCTAGCGAGTTGGCTAGCGTCATTGATAGCCTGGACCAAGAGGCTATTTTACATTTACTAGAAACACCTAAAAACTCAGATATGGGAGATATCGCCTTCCCTGCCTTCTCATTGGCAAAGGTTGAACGCAAAGCTCCTCAAATGATTGCTGCTGACATTGCTGAAAAGATCAACAGCCATGCTTTTGAAAAGGTTGTAGCAACAGGTCCTTACGTAAACTTCTTCCTTGATAAGGCTGCCATTTCTGGTCAAGTACTGCAAAATGTTATCACTGAAAAAGAGCACTACGCTGACCAAGAGATTGGTAATCAAGAAAATGTCGTTATTGACATGTCTAGCCCTAATATCGCTAAACCATTTTCAATCGGTCACCTTCGTTCAACTGTTATCGGAGATAGCTTGTCACATATCTTCCAAAAAATCGGCTATAAAACTGTCAAGGTCAACCATTTGGGAGACTGGGGTAAACAGTTTGGGATGTTGATTGTTGCCTACAAGAAATGGGGTAACGAAGAAGCTGTCAAAGCTCATCCAATCGATGAACTCCTTAAGCTCTATGTCCGCATTAATGCTGAAGCTGAGAACGACCCAAGTTTGGATGAAGAAGCACGCGAATGGTTCCGCAAGCTTGAAAACGGCGATGAGGAAGCTCTTACTCTTTGGCAATGGTTCCGCGATGAAAGCTTAGTAGAATTTAACCGTCTTTACAATGAGCTTCAAGTCAAATTCGACAGCTATAACGGAGAAGCTTTCTACAATGATAAAATGGATGCAGTTGTAGACATCCTTTCTGAAAAGGGACTATTAGTCGAATCAGAAGGTGCTCAAGTTGTTAATCTCGAAAAATATGGAATTGAACACCCAGCTCTTATCAAGAAATCTGACGGTGCAACTCTATACATCACACGTGACTTGGCTGCGGCCCTCTACCGTAAAAATGAGTATCAATTTGCCAAATCTATCTATGTCGTTGGTCAAGAGCAATCAGCTCACTTTAAGCAACTCAAGGCTGTCTTGCAAGAAATGGGTTACGATTGGAGCCAAGACATTGTCCATGTTCCGTTTGGCTTGGTTACAAAAGAAGGGAAAAAACTTTCTACTCGTAAAGGGAATGTTATCTTGCTAGAACCAACTGTTGCAGAAGCCATCAGCCGTGCTAAAGCGCAGATCGAAGCCAAAAATCCTGAACTTGAAAACAAAGACCAGGTCGCTCATGCTGTTGGGGTTGGTGCCATTAAATTCTATGACCTTAAAACTGACCGTACAAATGGATATGACTTTGACCTTGAAGCTATGGTATCCTTCGAAGGGGAGACTGGCCCTTATGTTCAATATGCCTACGCTCGTATCCAATCAATCTTGCGTAAAGCCGATTTCAAACCTGAAGCAGATGCCAACTATAGCTTGAACGATGCTGAAAGCTGGGAAATCATTAAGCTAATCCAAGACTTCCCACGTATCATTAAACGTGCAGCTGATAATTATGAACCTTCTATCATCGCTAAATTTGCGATCAGCTTAGCGCAAGCCTTCAACAAATACTATGCCCACACTCGTATCTTGGATGAAAGTCCGGAGCGCGACAGCCGTCTAGCCCTTAGCTATGCAACAGCAGTTGTCCTCAAAGAAGCCCTTCATTTGCTAGGCGTAGAGGCACCAGAGAAGATGTAA
- the argR gene encoding arginine repressor, protein MRKRERHQLIKRMITEEKLGTQKEIQDRLEACDVFVTQTTLSRDLRELGLTKVKKNDVVYYVLANETEKIDLVEFLSHHLEGVARAEFTLVLHTKLGEASVLANVVDSNKDGWILGTVAGANTLLVICKDQHAAKVMEERLLELMEDR, encoded by the coding sequence ATGAGAAAAAGAGAACGTCATCAGCTCATCAAGCGAATGATTACAGAAGAAAAACTAGGAACTCAAAAGGAAATTCAAGATCGATTGGAAGCCTGTGATGTCTTTGTGACACAAACGACATTATCCCGTGATTTGCGAGAGCTTGGCTTAACCAAAGTTAAGAAAAACGATGTTGTTTACTATGTGCTAGCAAATGAGACAGAGAAGATTGATCTGGTCGAATTCCTTTCACATCACTTAGAGGGTGTTGCAAGAGCCGAATTCACCTTGGTTCTCCACACTAAACTTGGAGAAGCATCCGTTTTAGCCAATGTAGTAGATTCAAATAAAGATGGGTGGATCTTAGGTACTGTTGCCGGAGCGAATACCTTGTTGGTTATCTGTAAGGATCAACATGCAGCTAAAGTCATGGAAGAACGCTTGCTAGAGTTAATGGAAGATAGATAA
- the mutS gene encoding DNA mismatch repair protein MutS, whose product MTTEKLSPGMQQYVDIKKQYPDAFLLFRMGDFYELFYEDAVNAAQILEISLTSRNKNAENPIPMAGVPYHSAQQYIDVLVERGYKVAIAEQMEDPKQAVGVVKREVVQVITPGTVVDSSKPDSQNNFLVAIDHDGAQYGLAYMDLVTGDFYVTGLSDFSLVCGEIRNLKAREVVIGYELSEAEEQILSRQMNLVLSYEQEIYEDVHLLDSRLTTVEGAASGKLLQYVHRTQMRELNHLKPVIRYEIKDFMQMDYATKASLDLVENARSGKKQGSLFWLLDETKTAMGMRLLRSWIQRPLIDKDRILERQEVVQVFLDYFFERSDLTESLKGVYDIERLASRVSFGKSNPKDLLQLATTLGSVPRIRAILEGMEQPALAYLIEQLDAIPELESLISAAIAPEAPHVITEGGIIRTGFDETLDKYRRVLREGTSWIAEIEAKERENSGIHTLKIDYNKKDGYYFHVTNSQLGNVPAHFFRKATLKNSERFGTEELARIEGEMLEAREKSANLEYEIFMRIREEVGKYIQRLQALAQGIATVDVLQGLAVVAEKQHLIRPEFGEDSSIDIQKGRHAVVEKVMGAQTYIPNSIQMDEETSIQLITGPNMSGKSTYMRQLAITAVMAQMGSYVPAESARLPIFDAIFTRIGAADDLVSGQSTFMVEMMEANNAISHATRNSLILFDELGRGTATYDGMALAQSIIEYIHEHIGAKTLFATHYHELTSLETSLGHLVNVHVATLEQNGQVTFLHKIEPGPADKSYGIHVAKIAGLPANLLARADAILTQLESQGQENPISINQRNVVNEQMSLFDEKEENPILAELAQVDVYNMTPMQAMNLLLELKQKL is encoded by the coding sequence ATGACTACTGAAAAATTATCACCTGGTATGCAACAGTATGTGGATATCAAAAAACAATATCCAGATGCTTTTTTGCTTTTTCGCATGGGTGATTTTTATGAGTTGTTTTATGAAGATGCCGTCAATGCTGCACAGATACTAGAAATCTCACTGACCAGTCGCAATAAAAATGCTGAAAATCCTATTCCTATGGCAGGTGTACCCTATCACTCTGCCCAACAGTACATCGATGTTCTAGTGGAGCGTGGCTACAAGGTTGCCATCGCTGAACAGATGGAAGACCCCAAACAAGCTGTGGGTGTCGTTAAACGTGAAGTTGTTCAGGTTATTACACCAGGGACAGTCGTTGATAGTAGCAAGCCAGATAGCCAGAACAACTTTTTGGTAGCTATTGATCATGATGGGGCTCAATATGGTTTGGCCTACATGGACCTGGTGACAGGTGATTTTTATGTGACAGGACTATCAGATTTTTCTCTAGTCTGTGGTGAAATCCGCAATCTAAAGGCCAGAGAAGTAGTGATTGGCTACGAACTATCCGAAGCGGAAGAACAGATTCTCAGTCGTCAAATGAATCTAGTCCTTTCCTACGAACAGGAAATATATGAAGACGTTCACCTGTTGGATTCAAGATTGACAACTGTTGAAGGAGCAGCCAGTGGAAAACTTCTTCAGTATGTTCATCGAACGCAGATGAGAGAGTTGAATCACTTAAAACCAGTTATTCGCTATGAAATCAAAGATTTTATGCAGATGGATTATGCAACCAAGGCCAGTTTGGATTTGGTTGAAAATGCTCGCTCAGGTAAGAAACAAGGCAGCCTTTTCTGGCTACTAGATGAAACCAAGACTGCTATGGGTATGCGACTCTTGCGTTCTTGGATTCAACGCCCTTTGATTGATAAGGACCGTATCTTAGAACGTCAGGAAGTTGTGCAAGTCTTTCTGGATTATTTCTTTGAGCGCAGTGATTTGACAGAAAGCCTCAAGGGAGTCTATGATATTGAGCGTCTGGCTAGTCGTGTTTCTTTTGGAAAAAGCAATCCTAAAGATCTCTTGCAACTAGCGACTACCTTGGGAAGTGTTCCAAGGATTCGCGCCATTTTAGAGGGAATGGAGCAACCAGCTCTAGCTTATCTGATTGAACAACTAGATGCTATTCCTGAGTTGGAAAGTTTGATTAGTGCAGCTATTGCTCCTGAGGCTCCTCACGTGATTACCGAAGGTGGTATTATCCGAACGGGCTTTGATGAGACCTTGGATAAATACCGTCGTGTTCTCAGAGAGGGGACCAGCTGGATTGCTGAGATCGAGGCCAAGGAAAGAGAAAACTCTGGCATCCATACTCTCAAGATTGACTACAATAAAAAAGACGGCTACTATTTCCATGTGACCAACTCGCAGCTAGGCAACGTACCAGCCCACTTTTTCCGCAAGGCTACGCTGAAAAACTCTGAGCGTTTTGGGACAGAGGAGTTAGCGCGTATCGAAGGTGAAATGCTAGAGGCGCGTGAGAAATCAGCAAACCTAGAGTACGAAATCTTTATGCGTATTCGTGAGGAGGTTGGCAAGTATATCCAACGTCTACAGGCTCTGGCTCAAGGAATCGCTACTGTCGATGTCTTGCAAGGCTTGGCAGTAGTTGCAGAAAAACAACACCTGATTCGACCAGAGTTTGGGGAAGACTCTAGCATAGATATCCAAAAAGGTCGTCATGCCGTCGTTGAAAAGGTCATGGGAGCTCAAACCTATATCCCAAACAGCATCCAGATGGATGAAGAGACCAGCATTCAACTGATTACAGGGCCTAATATGAGCGGGAAGTCAACTTATATGCGCCAGTTAGCTATAACAGCAGTTATGGCACAGATGGGTTCTTATGTCCCTGCAGAAAGTGCTCGACTGCCAATTTTTGATGCTATCTTCACTCGTATTGGTGCAGCTGATGATTTGGTTTCAGGCCAGTCCACCTTTATGGTAGAGATGATGGAAGCTAATAATGCTATTAGTCATGCGACCAGGAACTCTCTGATTCTCTTTGATGAACTTGGTCGGGGAACCGCAACTTATGATGGGATGGCTTTAGCCCAGTCTATCATCGAGTACATCCATGAGCATATTGGAGCCAAGACTCTCTTTGCAACGCACTACCATGAATTGACTAGCCTTGAGACTAGTCTGGGACATCTGGTTAACGTTCACGTGGCTACGCTTGAGCAAAATGGACAGGTTACCTTCCTTCACAAGATTGAACCAGGTCCAGCAGACAAATCGTACGGTATTCACGTTGCTAAGATTGCAGGTTTGCCAGCAAACTTACTAGCAAGAGCGGATGCGATTCTAACTCAACTAGAGAGCCAAGGTCAGGAAAATCCAATTTCTATCAATCAAAGGAATGTTGTCAATGAGCAAATGTCTCTCTTTGATGAAAAGGAAGAAAATCCTATCCTAGCAGAATTGGCCCAAGTAGATGTGTACAATATGACACCGATGCAAGCCATGAATCTCTTATTAGAGCTGAAACAAAAATTATAA
- a CDS encoding DUF3021 domain-containing protein → MKKQVFHDATTGILIGLILSIIFSLIYSPNNYAPLSPESAIGQFMSSHQVHGALVLLYCTLIWSAIGVLFSFGSRLFAQDWSLLRATVTHFFLMLLGFVPLAILAGWFPLHWTFILQLIPEFAIVYLIIWTILYKRESKKVAHINQLLAKKK, encoded by the coding sequence ATGAAAAAACAAGTATTTCACGATGCCACAACTGGTATCCTCATCGGCCTCATTCTATCTATTATCTTTTCACTCATTTATTCCCCAAATAACTACGCGCCACTTAGTCCAGAGTCAGCTATTGGTCAATTCATGAGCAGTCATCAGGTTCACGGTGCTCTAGTTTTACTCTACTGTACACTTATCTGGTCAGCTATTGGAGTCCTCTTTAGTTTTGGTAGCCGTCTATTCGCTCAAGATTGGAGCCTTCTTCGTGCGACTGTCACTCACTTCTTCCTTATGTTGCTAGGTTTTGTACCTTTAGCAATCCTAGCAGGCTGGTTCCCTCTTCACTGGACTTTCATCCTTCAGCTCATCCCAGAGTTTGCCATCGTCTACCTCATCATTTGGACGATTCTCTACAAAAGAGAATCAAAGAAGGTTGCCCACATCAACCAATTATTGGCTAAGAAAAAATAA
- a CDS encoding LytTR family DNA-binding domain-containing protein, translating to MKVRLDIDQQYTEEQIIIEAPSLSPKIQKVQNFVQSLDQKDTIKGKFQDQVYLIEIGQIQRIYIENRKVLAETDSRTYALDIRLYQASEILPASFIQISQSEIVNIDAISHLKLTSNGLIEIYLKNESFTYSSRRYLKTIKEKLEL from the coding sequence ATGAAAGTCAGACTCGATATTGATCAGCAATACACTGAAGAGCAAATCATCATAGAGGCACCGTCCTTGTCCCCTAAAATTCAAAAGGTTCAGAACTTTGTCCAATCCCTAGATCAAAAAGATACCATAAAAGGGAAATTCCAAGACCAGGTTTATCTCATTGAAATTGGTCAGATCCAGCGAATTTACATTGAAAATCGTAAAGTTTTGGCTGAAACGGATAGTCGAACCTATGCACTTGACATTCGTCTCTACCAAGCAAGTGAAATTCTACCTGCTTCCTTTATCCAAATTTCCCAATCGGAAATTGTCAACATTGATGCAATTAGTCATCTAAAACTAACCTCTAACGGCTTGATTGAAATCTATCTAAAAAACGAAAGTTTTACCTACTCATCTCGCCGTTACCTCAAAACTATTAAGGAGAAATTAGAACTATGA
- the rpsL gene encoding 30S ribosomal protein S12: MPTINQLVRKPRKSKVEKSKSPALNVGYNSHKKVQTNVSSPQKRGVATRVGTMTPKKPNSALRKFARVRLSNLIEVTAYIPGIGHNLQEHSVVLLRGGRVKDLPGVRYHIVRGALDTAGVNDRKQGRSKYGTKRPKKA; the protein is encoded by the coding sequence ATGCCTACAATTAACCAATTGGTTCGCAAACCGCGTAAATCAAAAGTAGAAAAATCTAAATCACCAGCTTTGAACGTTGGTTACAACAGTCACAAAAAAGTTCAAACAAACGTTTCTTCACCACAAAAACGTGGTGTTGCAACTCGTGTTGGAACAATGACACCTAAAAAACCTAACTCTGCCCTTCGTAAATTTGCTCGTGTACGTTTGAGCAACCTTATCGAAGTTACTGCCTACATCCCAGGTATCGGACACAACTTGCAAGAGCACAGTGTGGTGCTTCTTCGTGGTGGACGTGTAAAAGACCTTCCAGGGGTACGTTACCATATCGTCCGTGGTGCACTTGATACTGCAGGTGTTAACGATCGTAAACAAGGCCGTTCTAAATACGGTACTAAACGTCCGAAAAAAGCATAA
- the rpsG gene encoding 30S ribosomal protein S7: MSRKNRAPKRDVLPDPLYNSQLVTRLINRVMLDGKRGTAASIVYGAFEQIKEATGNDALEVFETAMENIMPVLEVRARRVGGSNYQVPVEVRPERRTTLGLRWLVTIARLRGEHTMQDRLAKEILDAANNTGAAVKKREDTHRMAEANRAFAHFRW, from the coding sequence ATGAGTCGTAAAAATAGAGCTCCAAAACGTGACGTATTGCCAGATCCGCTTTACAATTCACAATTAGTTACTCGTCTTATCAACCGCGTTATGCTTGACGGTAAACGTGGTACAGCTGCTTCAATCGTTTACGGTGCTTTTGAGCAAATCAAAGAAGCTACTGGTAACGATGCACTTGAAGTATTTGAAACAGCAATGGAAAACATCATGCCTGTACTTGAAGTACGTGCACGTCGTGTTGGTGGATCTAACTACCAAGTCCCAGTTGAAGTTCGTCCAGAACGTCGTACAACACTTGGACTTCGTTGGTTGGTAACAATCGCTCGTCTTCGTGGTGAACACACAATGCAAGACCGTCTTGCAAAAGAAATCTTGGATGCTGCTAACAACACTGGTGCAGCAGTTAAGAAACGTGAAGACACTCACCGTATGGCTGAAGCTAACCGTGCCTTCGCACACTTCCGTTGGTAA
- the fusA gene encoding elongation factor G, whose protein sequence is MAREFSLEKTRNIGIMAHVDAGKTTTTERILYYTGKIHKIGETHEGASQMDWMEQEQERGITITSAATTAQWNNHRVNIIDTPGHVDFTIEVQRSLRVLDGAVTVLDSQSGVEPQTETVWRQATEYGVPRIVFANKMDKIGADFLYSVSTLHDRLQANAHPIQLPIGSEDDFRGIIDLIKMKAEIYTNDLGTDILEEDIPAEYLEQAQEYREKLVEAVAETDEELMMKYLEGEEITNEELKAGIRKATINVEFYPVLCGSAFKNKGVQLMLDAVIDYLPSPLDIPAIKGINPDTDEEETRPASDEEPFAALAFKIMTDPFVGRLTFFRVYSGVLQSGSYVLNTSKGKRERIGRILQMHANSRQEIDTVYSGDIAAAVGLKDTTTGDSLTDEKAKIILESINVPEPVIQLMVEPKSKADQDKMGIALQKLAEEDPTFRVETNVETGETVISGMGELHLDVLVDRMRREFKVEANVGAPQVSYRETFRASTQARGFFKRQSGGKGQFGDVWIEFTPNEEGKGFEFENAIVGGVVPREFIPAVEKGLVESMANGVLAGYPMVDVKAKLYDGSYHDVDSSETAFKIAASLALKEAAKTAQPAILEPMMLVTITVPEENLGDVMGHVTARRGRVDGMEAHGNSQIVRAYVPLAEMFGYATVLRSASQGRGTFMMVFDHYEDVPKSVQEEIIKKNKGEE, encoded by the coding sequence ATGGCACGCGAATTTTCACTTGAAAAAACTCGTAATATCGGTATCATGGCTCACGTCGATGCTGGTAAAACAACTACAACTGAGCGTATCCTTTACTACACTGGTAAAATCCACAAAATCGGTGAAACTCACGAAGGTGCGTCACAAATGGACTGGATGGAGCAAGAGCAAGAACGTGGTATCACTATCACATCTGCTGCGACAACAGCTCAATGGAACAACCACCGCGTAAACATCATCGACACACCAGGACACGTGGACTTCACAATCGAAGTACAACGTTCTCTTCGTGTATTGGACGGTGCGGTTACAGTTCTTGACTCACAATCAGGTGTTGAGCCTCAAACTGAAACAGTTTGGCGTCAAGCAACTGAGTACGGAGTTCCACGTATCGTATTTGCCAACAAAATGGATAAAATCGGTGCTGACTTCCTTTACTCAGTAAGCACACTTCACGATCGTCTTCAAGCAAATGCTCACCCAATTCAATTGCCAATCGGTTCAGAAGATGACTTCCGTGGAATCATCGACTTGATCAAGATGAAAGCTGAAATCTATACTAACGACCTTGGTACAGATATCCTTGAAGAAGATATTCCAGCTGAATACCTTGAACAAGCTCAAGAATACCGTGAAAAATTGGTTGAAGCAGTTGCTGAAACTGACGAAGAATTGATGATGAAATACCTCGAAGGTGAAGAAATCACTAACGAGGAATTGAAAGCTGGTATCCGTAAAGCGACTATCAACGTTGAATTCTACCCAGTACTTTGTGGTTCTGCCTTCAAGAACAAGGGTGTTCAATTGATGCTTGATGCGGTTATCGACTACCTTCCAAGCCCACTTGACATCCCAGCGATCAAAGGTATCAACCCAGATACAGATGAAGAAGAAACTCGTCCAGCATCTGATGAAGAGCCATTTGCAGCTCTTGCCTTCAAGATCATGACTGACCCATTCGTAGGTCGTTTGACATTCTTCCGTGTTTACTCAGGTGTTCTTCAATCAGGTTCTTACGTATTGAACACTTCTAAAGGTAAACGTGAACGTATCGGACGTATCCTTCAAATGCACGCTAACAGCCGTCAAGAAATCGACACTGTTTACTCAGGTGATATCGCTGCTGCCGTTGGTTTGAAAGACACTACAACTGGTGACTCATTGACAGATGAAAAAGCTAAAATCATCCTTGAGTCAATCAACGTTCCAGAACCAGTTATCCAATTGATGGTTGAACCAAAATCTAAAGCAGACCAAGACAAGATGGGTATCGCCCTTCAAAAATTGGCTGAAGAAGATCCAACATTCCGCGTTGAAACTAACGTTGAAACTGGTGAAACAGTTATCTCTGGTATGGGTGAGCTTCACCTTGACGTCCTTGTTGACCGTATGCGTCGTGAGTTCAAAGTTGAAGCGAACGTAGGTGCTCCTCAAGTATCTTACCGTGAAACATTCCGCGCTTCTACTCAAGCACGTGGATTCTTCAAACGTCAGTCTGGTGGTAAAGGTCAATTCGGTGATGTATGGATTGAATTTACTCCAAACGAAGAAGGAAAAGGATTCGAATTCGAAAACGCAATCGTCGGTGGTGTGGTTCCTCGTGAATTTATCCCAGCGGTTGAAAAAGGTTTGGTAGAATCTATGGCTAACGGTGTTCTTGCTGGTTACCCAATGGTTGACGTTAAAGCTAAGCTTTACGATGGTTCATACCACGATGTCGACTCATCTGAAACTGCCTTCAAGATCGCTGCATCTCTTGCACTTAAAGAAGCTGCTAAGACTGCACAACCAGCTATCCTTGAGCCAATGATGCTTGTAACAATCACTGTTCCAGAAGAAAACCTTGGTGATGTTATGGGTCACGTAACTGCTCGTCGTGGACGTGTAGATGGTATGGAAGCACACGGTAACAGCCAAATCGTTCGTGCTTACGTTCCACTTGCTGAAATGTTCGGTTACGCAACAGTTCTTCGTTCTGCATCACAAGGACGTGGTACATTCATGATGGTATTCGACCACTACGAAGATGTACCTAAGTCAGTACAAGAAGAAATCATTAAGAAAAACAAAGGTGAAGAATAA